In Mytilus galloprovincialis chromosome 1, xbMytGall1.hap1.1, whole genome shotgun sequence, the following are encoded in one genomic region:
- the LOC143080594 gene encoding plexin-A1-like, whose product MLDKFGNDYKIESDVLQAWKNECYAARVWAPFIAKPDILFDVNVPGHVEPCLDILRQVFVESFTQTGHKVNKESPPQKLLFHKDIPRYRKLIAPFFVRVEKVNEQEFWSELEEISNVQKEELKFSRQSTLHQLYNLFIGKYRSDIIDDFEDMEQSKTLQFAHKLEEVIDLMEEFSSDS is encoded by the exons ATGTTAGACAAGTTTGGAAACGACTATAAAATTGAATCAGATGTTTTACAAGCATGGAAAAATGAGTG tTATGCCGCGCGAGTTTGGGCTCCGTTCATTGCAAAACCAGACATACTGTTTGACGTTAATGTACCTGGTCATGTGGAACCATGTTTGGACATTCTGAGACAAGTTTTTGTAGAAAGCTTCACACAGACAGGTCACAAAGTAAACAAG GAGTCACCACCACAGAAACTATTGTTCCATAAAGATATACCAAGATACAgaaaacttatcgctcctttctTCGTACGAGTAGAGAAAGTGAATGAACAAGAATTCTGGAGTGAATTAGAAGAAATATCAAAT GTACAAAAAGAAGAATTGAAGTTCAGTCGACAATCCACTCTTCATCAACTGTATAATTTATTCATTGGGAAGTATAGATCTGAT ATTATTGATGATTTTGAGGATATGGAGCAAAGTAAAACCCTGCAATTCGCACATAAACTCGAAGAAGTCATAGATTTAATGGAGGAATTTTCAAGCGATTCTTGA